From the genome of Halobacteriovorax marinus SJ:
TTGTTGAACCAATTCTCAAATGTTTCTATAGGATCGTTTGATATATCGAATTTACTTAAGTTTTCCATATTTAAAATATGCCACTTTTAAAACTCAAGGACAAATAAAAAAGGGCCCTAAGGCCCTCAAGTTATTTTAATAAAAGTGCTTCTTCTTCCATTGATAAGTCTTGCTCGTTTGCAACCCTTAAGTCCCATGAGCGATCGTTTATAGCCCCATGAGCAAAGCGAAGTTCCTCATATATCTTAGAAAACTTCTGATCTCCATACTTCAATGTTACGTTCTCAGTTTCTCTAGCATGAAGATTTAATGTGATAAAAATCTTGTTTTCTAAACTGTCTTGAGGAAGAAGACTAATTAAAAAACCTATTCCCACTTTTTCAAAGAGATCGTTCTCTCTTATTGAAAGTAATTTTCTAACTCTCTCTTTTGCTCCTAGATCAACATCTGTCATTGCAGAGTGTAGAGCTTTAGCAACTTTTTTAATCGACATTCTCTCAGTTATTCCAAGAATTGTGATTGTTCTCCAAATTCTTCTCCAAACACCATGAACAGGTCCAGCAACAAGTCTCTTTCTATTCTTATAAAACTCTACAAGCTTACTATGTAAATCATCATATGAAATATTCTGTAATCCTTCAAAAGCTTCAGCTTTAAAGATAACTTGGAAAAATCCTCTCGCTGATTTGTGAGCTGTCGTCTCATCGAACTCCGCCCAATCAATATCATCGTAAATAGATGCTGGGATATTATCTCTAACAAGTTGCTTTAGCTTCACTTGTTCACTTTGTCTGAAGTACTTATCTTTAATATCGTAAGTCACTCCATAATCTGAAAAGTTTGAACCCATATCTTCTTTATTTTTCATTGGCACAAGACCAAAGTATGAAAGCTTAGTCTTTTCTTTATACTTGAAAGGACTGATTCCAATTTGCTGACTCTTTGATTTCGTATGAATTGGGTAGAAGAAGAAGTGCTTCTCACCATCATTAGCATCGTATGAAACAAGATTTTCTGTATACGATACATCTCTATCAAAGCTGGCCAATAACATTCCAAGCTTCAATTTACTATTATCGTAATCATAGTTATTTGTTCCTTTAAATACTCTTTCGACTCTCTTCTCTTTCAAATCAACATCTTCTTTAGATAGTTGATCTGCTTTTTCATAAGAAGATAGTAATCTAATTTCAAGCTCTCTTTCATTTGCAAATTCTTGGAAAATTGCAAGATCTTTAAACTTGTATGTCGAAGAGAGAATTGAGTTATAAGCCTCTTTAGCTTTTTCATCGTTTAAGTCAAAAATATAATCTATTAAGAATTGAGAACCTTTCCCTTTTCCCATTCCAATTTCAAGAGCGTCTAGCTCGAAAATCTTTTTAATTTGCTTATCTAAAATTGATACTCCGAAGAATTCGATATCAGCACCAATTGAAGCATCTCCTCCAATCCCATTCGACTTTTGAGCAATAAGCTTAACTCTTACCTTATTATCTTTCATTCTAAAGACGTGGATTAAGAACTTACCTTTTAAAACGTAATAGAGATTAGCATCTGCATCTAATCCATCAATATGATCTAAGAATCCAGCAGAAGCACCGAAAGCAATTGTCATATCAGACGGGATACTTACAAAGTCACCAGGAGCAAGGTAGTCTAGTGCTCTCTTCGCATTGATTGGTAATCTATTGAGTAAGTATGGAAGAGCTTTTGTCGCTTCCCACTTTGATTTGAATTGTCTTACGAAGTAAATACTTTGGTCTCTATCTATATTTAGATAAATTGGAGTATCAAGAGAATCCTTAATAATATCCCCTGCTCTTATATCTGTCTTAACTTCCCAACGATCAACACGTGTAAAGTAATTTGCAATATAAGACGGCTCAACTTCATATCTGTATCTAGATGAGATTCCTAGCCCTTCAAATAAATCGACATCAAAGAGTTCTAATCTAAAAGAAATATCTAGGTCAGCAACCTCTTCCTTTACTCTCTCTTGAATATTTGATGGTTTTAAAACATCGCTTAAGCCAGCATTAGCTGAAAAACTCACAACAGTAGCTAGTAGCGTGAGTAAGGCCCAATTCTTCATAGATTCTCCAAAGTATAGATTCGATCAACTATATAATAATTATTTTCAAAAGGTGATGATCATTGGAGATTTTACAGACCCTGTCAAGGCATAAGTCACTAATAATACGCCACTAGGCAGCGTAAAATATACAAGCTAACTTGTTTGGCCCACCATTTAGAGTTATATACTGCCCATGAGAAAAATAACACTATCCCTTACCCTACTCCTAAGCTTCCTCTTCACTAGTGCAGTGATGGCCAAAGTTGTGAGAGTTGAAGTTAGAAAATCAAATCGTGTGATGGAGCTTATCGACCATAAAGGCGAAGTTATTCGCACTTATGACGTTATGTTAGGTCAATCACCCATTGGGCCAAAGGTGCAAAGAGGAGATAATAAAACGCCAGAGGGAAAGTATAAAATCAATTGGAGAAATCCTAAGAGCTCATACTTTCTAAGCCTCCACATTTCTTACCCTAATAAAGAGGATCGTCAAAACTCAAGAGATTTGGGTGTTGATCCAGGAGATAATATATTTATCCATGGACTTCCAAATAAAATACAAAGGCTATCAAGCTTTGAGAGAAGAATTGCAGAATCCATTCTACTATCGACTGATTGGACTAATGGTTGTATAGCTGTCTCTAATAAAGATATGCAAGAAATATGGGACCTTGTTCCCAACGGTGCTGATATAGAAATACTTCCATGAAAATATTTTTACTACTAACTCTATTCATCTCTCCTTTATTACAGGCAAAAGTTTGGCACTCTCAATCTGCTTGGACGCAAGAGAGTAGTAAAGAGTTCTCAAATTGGATTGCCTCCGACGAGTATAACGTCAACCTATTTCAAGTCGGATCGAAGTGGGAAAATATAAAAACAGATTGTGCAGATGCCATCATTGCCGCGCAGGTGATTTTTGCATTTGAGAGAAGAATTCAATTTTCACTTCAGCTCTCTGAGGGAAGTGCTCATTCTATTACAAGTGATTCTCACAAATTTGACCAAATTCAAGATGATGTCCAGAGGGTGAAGAGCTTTATTCACTACCTTGGAGAGAGCATTGGTACAGAGGGACTCGCACGCTATAATTCCTATCCAATTGATCTAAGAGAAATCAGGCCAGGGGATTTCTATATTTCTCGCTGGAAAACCAAT
Proteins encoded in this window:
- a CDS encoding L,D-transpeptidase family protein is translated as MRKITLSLTLLLSFLFTSAVMAKVVRVEVRKSNRVMELIDHKGEVIRTYDVMLGQSPIGPKVQRGDNKTPEGKYKINWRNPKSSYFLSLHISYPNKEDRQNSRDLGVDPGDNIFIHGLPNKIQRLSSFERRIAESILLSTDWTNGCIAVSNKDMQEIWDLVPNGADIEILP